A single region of the Anaerococcus urinomassiliensis genome encodes:
- a CDS encoding NAD(+)/NADH kinase gives MTNFINIFRNKSKFSKSIFFKTKDILEDYGFEVSSSFNSDAILNLVIGGDGTFLKAVHDTNFTNIPFIGINTGHLGFYQEVEVGEIENFVKAFKDGNYNVEELTILESQVNKKHMDSLNEVVVKSNKNQIVRLKVFIDGNFVENFQGDGLIIATPHGSTAYNLSCGGSILHQSLKGYSLTPIAPIFSNLNNAIISPVVLPEDATIDILVSKRDNYHTVFIFDGKEYNTKDYKISIKVSNKTIKKLILDKNHYWTNIKNKLL, from the coding sequence ATGACAAATTTTATTAATATTTTTAGAAATAAATCAAAATTTAGCAAAAGTATATTTTTTAAAACCAAGGATATCTTAGAAGATTATGGATTTGAAGTTTCTAGTAGCTTTAATAGTGATGCTATTTTAAATCTTGTTATTGGTGGTGATGGCACTTTCTTAAAGGCAGTTCATGATACAAACTTTACCAATATTCCATTTATAGGGATAAATACTGGGCACTTGGGATTTTACCAGGAAGTTGAAGTTGGTGAGATTGAAAACTTTGTGAAAGCTTTTAAAGATGGCAATTACAATGTAGAAGAGCTTACTATTCTAGAATCTCAGGTTAATAAGAAACACATGGATTCTCTTAATGAAGTAGTAGTTAAGAGTAATAAAAATCAAATAGTTAGGCTTAAGGTTTTTATAGATGGCAATTTTGTAGAAAATTTCCAAGGAGATGGCCTGATTATTGCTACCCCACATGGTTCTACTGCCTACAACTTATCTTGTGGTGGATCTATCTTGCACCAATCTTTGAAGGGCTATTCACTAACTCCTATTGCGCCTATTTTTTCAAATTTGAATAATGCAATTATTTCGCCAGTTGTCTTGCCTGAAGATGCTACTATCGACATCTTAGTTTCAAAAAGAGACAATTACCACACTGTCTTTATCTTTGATGGCAAGGAATACAATACTAAGGACTACAAAATCAGTATAAAAGTTTCAAATAAGACAATAAAAAAACTTATTCTCGATAAAAATCACTATTGGACTAATATCAAGAATAAGCTTCTATAA
- a CDS encoding peptidoglycan D,D-transpeptidase FtsI family protein, giving the protein MSEDKKYRASKKRKTDETFLKKIIKKEEEYRIKDSKELKVLSKSTLNKRLLFVMIFFVVLFMGLAIYLVYFQLFKSSEIAKNENNRRLWINEDAIDRGDIYDSLGNLLAYDEENSDGSKTRIYNYGAISSTITGYNSKTYGKTGLEKTYNKWLLNLHDDNLSQFRKMIVNNDKGNDLHLTLNQNIQNLTYNYMSQYTGAAVVMNPKTGEILAMVSLPTFNPNSVDADWENLIANNNGPLVNRASAGLYRPGSTFKIVTTNAILDSNIDQSYEDTGSEVIQNFEITNFDNQVFGALDLRHAFIYSVNTYFAKKTNDMGKESLMNMTDKYMFNKPYEFDLEKYDSVIPYKELNQADLAMTGFGYGKTQVTPLHMAMITSTIANGGVMMKPRLVSTITDKDENVIYENKKEILSKVTNMTNANTIRDLMVDVVNEGTAKGAYVDGIQVAGKTGTADKANGFIDAWFVGFAPAYDPKIAVAIVVENSADTGGVTVAPIAGNLIRDIFNQVNLD; this is encoded by the coding sequence ATGAGTGAAGATAAAAAATACCGAGCTAGTAAAAAAAGAAAGACAGATGAAACTTTTCTAAAAAAGATAATAAAAAAAGAAGAAGAGTATAGGATCAAAGATAGCAAAGAGCTAAAAGTCCTATCAAAATCTACCCTAAATAAAAGGCTTCTTTTTGTTATGATATTTTTTGTCGTCCTATTTATGGGTCTTGCCATCTATTTGGTATATTTCCAGCTTTTTAAATCAAGCGAAATAGCAAAAAATGAGAATAATAGAAGACTTTGGATAAATGAAGATGCCATAGACAGGGGAGATATTTATGATAGCTTAGGCAATCTTTTGGCCTATGATGAGGAAAATTCCGACGGTTCAAAAACTCGTATTTATAATTATGGAGCTATAAGTTCTACTATAACAGGTTATAATTCCAAGACTTATGGCAAGACTGGTCTTGAAAAGACCTACAACAAGTGGTTATTAAATCTTCACGATGATAATTTAAGTCAGTTTAGGAAGATGATTGTAAATAATGATAAGGGCAACGATTTGCACCTTACCTTAAATCAAAATATACAAAATTTAACCTATAATTATATGAGCCAATACACTGGAGCGGCAGTTGTTATGAATCCAAAGACAGGAGAAATACTTGCTATGGTTTCTCTACCGACATTTAATCCAAATTCTGTAGATGCAGATTGGGAGAATCTTATAGCAAATAACAACGGACCCTTAGTTAATAGGGCGTCTGCTGGACTTTATAGGCCGGGATCGACATTTAAGATTGTAACAACCAATGCTATACTAGATTCAAATATTGACCAGTCATACGAAGATACAGGATCAGAAGTGATACAAAACTTTGAGATTACAAACTTTGACAATCAAGTCTTTGGAGCACTAGACTTAAGACATGCCTTCATATATTCTGTTAATACTTACTTTGCAAAAAAAACTAACGATATGGGCAAAGAAAGTTTGATGAATATGACTGATAAGTATATGTTTAACAAACCTTATGAATTTGATTTGGAAAAATATGATTCTGTTATTCCATACAAGGAACTAAATCAAGCAGACCTAGCTATGACAGGTTTTGGCTATGGTAAAACTCAAGTGACACCTCTCCATATGGCGATGATTACATCAACTATAGCAAATGGTGGTGTTATGATGAAGCCTCGCTTGGTCTCAACTATCACAGATAAAGACGAGAATGTAATTTATGAAAACAAAAAGGAAATCTTATCAAAGGTTACGAATATGACTAATGCAAATACCATTCGTGACTTGATGGTGGATGTAGTAAATGAGGGAACTGCAAAAGGTGCATATGTTGATGGCATACAAGTTGCAGGTAAAACTGGAACAGCAGATAAGGCCAACGGATTTATAGATGCATGGTTTGTTGGTTTTGCTCCAGCTTATGATCCAAAGATAGCAGTAGCAATAGTTGTAGAAAATTCAGCTGACACAGGTGGTGTGACAGTTGCCCCTATTGCAGGAAATCTTATTAGAGATATATTTAACCAAGTTAATCTAGATTAA
- a CDS encoding FtsW/RodA/SpoVE family cell cycle protein, with the protein MNKDIALVENEKKYTRKSAVLLLIFTFLSLSLSLIYNIQNIGETDLYTYLAILFVVILSTSLVSKITKADNILLMIVNMLFSIGVSMIYRLDPAYGKRQLQFYLVGMVLFFLTFFILKAFKFWSKISIFYVVVSIGLFMATLVFGTYIGGAKNWIVIKNIITIQPSEFIKVPLAFFIASFYSNYNQIVSKPFGRFYMEFVILVYIGFLFLQKDLGTALIFFGLMILSQFVFEKDRFLITFNIIAMILGSILAYFMFGHVRIRVATWLDPWSDINRTGYQITQALFALASGGLFGTGIGLGHPDYIPVAESDFIFSAISEEMGVFMGIAVILLFMILVYRAFKISLIQQDKFFSTLAFCIGVLFAIQTFIILGGVLKLIPLTGVTLPFISQGGSSMLSGFILLGCLQYCASDIKYGDEIDE; encoded by the coding sequence ATGAATAAGGACATAGCATTAGTAGAAAATGAAAAAAAATACACCAGAAAATCAGCGGTGTTGTTGCTTATATTTACATTTTTGTCTTTGTCCCTATCTTTGATATATAACATTCAAAACATAGGGGAGACTGATTTATATACTTATCTTGCTATCTTATTTGTCGTTATCTTATCGACTAGTTTGGTAAGCAAGATTACCAAGGCTGACAATATTTTGCTAATGATTGTAAATATGCTCTTTTCAATAGGTGTATCTATGATTTATAGGCTTGATCCTGCCTATGGCAAAAGACAATTGCAATTTTACCTAGTAGGTATGGTCCTATTTTTCCTTACATTTTTTATTTTGAAAGCCTTTAAGTTTTGGTCCAAGATTTCTATATTCTATGTAGTAGTTTCAATAGGACTATTTATGGCGACCCTTGTATTTGGTACTTACATTGGTGGGGCAAAAAACTGGATTGTCATTAAAAATATAATTACTATCCAACCCTCTGAGTTTATAAAAGTGCCACTAGCATTTTTTATTGCAAGTTTCTATAGCAATTACAACCAAATCGTTAGCAAACCTTTTGGAAGATTTTACATGGAATTTGTAATCCTTGTATACATTGGATTCCTATTCTTGCAAAAAGACTTGGGAACGGCCCTGATATTTTTTGGCCTAATGATTCTAAGCCAATTTGTCTTCGAAAAGGATAGATTTTTAATTACCTTTAATATAATAGCCATGATCTTAGGTTCTATTTTGGCTTATTTTATGTTTGGTCACGTTAGAATAAGAGTTGCAACCTGGCTTGACCCATGGTCTGATATAAATAGGACAGGCTACCAGATTACCCAAGCTCTATTTGCTTTGGCAAGTGGTGGACTTTTTGGCACAGGCATTGGTCTTGGCCATCCAGACTATATACCAGTTGCAGAATCTGACTTTATTTTCTCAGCCATATCTGAAGAAATGGGAGTCTTTATGGGAATTGCTGTAATACTTTTATTTATGATTTTGGTATATAGGGCCTTTAAAATTTCCCTGATACAACAGGACAAGTTCTTTTCTACTCTTGCCTTTTGTATAGGAGTATTATTTGCCATACAGACATTTATAATACTTGGTGGAGTTTTAAAACTTATCCCACTTACAGGTGTAACTTTGCCATTTATATCCCAAGGTGGATCATCCATGTTATCTGGTTTTATCCTACTTGGATGTCTGCAATATTGTGCATCTGACATTAAATATGGAGATGAAATAGATGAGTGA
- a CDS encoding FHA domain-containing protein encodes MESFFNFIDKFFSINVFGNLTLYQLISTILKYVFVVVVFYFIYSIIRIIYYDVRTTLKKEKESDTYLKLLNREDGFRFIVQEYYFIGEEDTIGRDERNTICIKDKYLSKFHARIIQDEDIYFLEDLKSANGTYLNDERIYDAIELKSNDIIHIGQLQFLFIQGEENE; translated from the coding sequence ATGGAAAGTTTTTTTAATTTTATAGATAAATTTTTTTCAATAAATGTATTTGGAAACTTAACTTTATATCAATTGATTTCAACAATACTTAAATACGTATTTGTCGTAGTTGTATTTTACTTCATATATTCAATCATTAGAATAATATATTATGATGTGAGGACAACTCTTAAAAAAGAAAAGGAATCCGATACATATCTTAAATTATTAAATAGAGAAGATGGCTTTAGATTTATAGTCCAAGAGTATTATTTCATAGGAGAAGAAGATACAATTGGTAGAGATGAGAGAAATACTATTTGCATTAAGGACAAATATCTATCGAAATTCCACGCTAGGATTATCCAAGATGAGGATATATATTTCTTGGAGGATTTAAAATCAGCCAATGGAACCTATCTTAACGATGAGAGAATTTATGACGCAATTGAGCTAAAATCAAATGACATAATTCATATTGGCCAGTTGCAGTTCTTATTTATCCAAGGAGAGGAAAATGAATAA
- a CDS encoding phospho-sugar mutase, whose amino-acid sequence MDYKESFNLWYNNDKFDDQTKKELEEIKDNDEEIKDRFYSSLEFGTAGLRGKLGAGTNRMNEYMVAQASQGFADTVAEMGEDAKKAGVAISYDVRHKSEEFARVTAEVFAANGIKVYIHKEIQPTPVLSYTVRHLKTAAGVMITASHNPMEYNGYKAYNSEGSQILDETADKILGHIAEHPDFFEIPRIDFEKGIEDGIIEWVSDDLIEDYVKEVLDCTINEDIDKDIKIVYTPLNGAGNKLVRRILDERGFKNIYVVAEQENPDPNFTTVGYPNPEDPAAFKYSEKLGKELDADLLLATDPDSDRCAVEIKDENGEYVFLTGNKIGSLLTNYILSALKENGELPENPAVVKSLVSTDLISPICEKYGVQKYDVLTGFKNIYAVANELERTGEGKFVFGFEESIGYNYKDFVRDKDAVNSAMMISEMAGYYKKQGKSLLDVLEDIYQEHGFYANEVVSITLTGLDGQARIGRIMEEVRNNPIDELAGLKTAKIIDYKFDDTGLPKSNVLKYYFEDDSWLALRPSGTEPKIKIYVNAISDSKDGSDTKKDEMIKAMKEVIDSVE is encoded by the coding sequence ATGGACTATAAAGAATCTTTTAATTTGTGGTACAACAATGACAAATTTGACGATCAGACAAAAAAAGAACTAGAAGAGATCAAAGACAATGACGAAGAAATCAAGGATAGGTTTTATTCTTCCTTAGAATTTGGTACAGCAGGTCTTCGTGGCAAACTAGGTGCAGGAACCAACCGTATGAACGAATACATGGTTGCTCAAGCAAGCCAGGGATTTGCCGATACAGTTGCTGAAATGGGCGAGGATGCTAAAAAAGCAGGAGTTGCAATCTCATATGACGTACGTCACAAATCAGAAGAATTCGCTCGCGTAACAGCAGAAGTTTTTGCTGCTAATGGCATCAAGGTTTACATTCACAAGGAAATTCAACCAACTCCAGTTTTATCATACACAGTTAGACACCTTAAAACAGCTGCCGGAGTAATGATTACAGCAAGCCACAACCCAATGGAATACAATGGATACAAGGCATACAACAGCGAAGGCAGCCAAATCCTAGATGAAACTGCAGACAAAATTTTAGGCCACATTGCTGAGCACCCTGACTTTTTCGAAATTCCACGTATAGACTTTGAAAAGGGGATTGAAGATGGCATAATCGAATGGGTTAGTGATGACTTGATAGAAGACTATGTAAAAGAAGTACTTGATTGTACAATTAATGAAGATATAGATAAAGATATCAAAATTGTTTATACTCCACTAAATGGAGCTGGTAACAAACTAGTTAGAAGAATATTAGACGAACGTGGATTTAAAAATATATACGTTGTCGCAGAACAAGAAAATCCAGATCCAAACTTTACAACAGTAGGATATCCAAACCCAGAAGACCCAGCTGCTTTCAAGTATTCAGAAAAACTTGGCAAAGAACTAGATGCAGATTTATTACTAGCAACAGACCCTGATTCAGATAGATGTGCTGTAGAAATAAAAGATGAGAATGGAGAGTATGTATTCTTAACAGGCAATAAGATTGGATCACTTTTAACCAACTATATCCTATCAGCCTTAAAGGAAAATGGAGAACTTCCTGAAAATCCAGCTGTAGTAAAATCTCTTGTATCAACAGATTTGATTAGTCCTATTTGTGAAAAATACGGAGTTCAAAAATATGACGTTCTAACAGGATTTAAAAACATTTATGCAGTAGCAAATGAACTAGAAAGAACTGGTGAAGGTAAGTTCGTATTTGGTTTTGAAGAATCTATAGGTTATAACTACAAGGATTTTGTAAGGGACAAGGATGCTGTAAACTCTGCAATGATGATATCTGAGATGGCAGGATACTACAAAAAACAAGGCAAATCCTTGCTAGATGTACTTGAAGATATCTATCAAGAACACGGATTCTATGCCAACGAAGTTGTATCAATCACCCTAACCGGCCTTGATGGACAAGCAAGAATCGGAAGAATTATGGAAGAAGTTAGAAACAATCCTATAGATGAACTTGCTGGCCTAAAAACAGCTAAGATTATTGACTACAAATTTGATGATACTGGCCTTCCAAAATCAAATGTTTTGAAATATTACTTTGAAGATGACTCATGGCTTGCACTTAGACCATCTGGAACAGAACCAAAAATCAAGATTTATGTCAATGCAATAAGTGATAGCAAAGATGGTTCTGATACAAAGAAAGATGAAATGATCAAGGCTATGAAAGAAGTAATTGATAGTGTAGAATAA
- the pulA gene encoding type I pullulanase: MINNISYEQIKDIKLGAIYSKDETTFRVFAPSVDQIYLAISKDYRNPRKDFIKMEKSQYDIYQVTLSGDYEGYYYSYFVDDKYMVTDPYSFASSINSMYSVVCDMEKTNPDGFLETQVPQIPENEAIIYELNVKNYTADDTSGVKYKGKYLGLCQEGTAYKGLATGIDNLVDLGISHVQLLPIYDFISVDESNDRFFDDDNYNWGYDPELYFNPEGSYATDPDDPTNRIFEIKEMIQKFHEKNIALVMDVVFNHTFKSYDSNLNTLGKNYYYRMTDDGNFSNATGVGNELASERPFVRKLIIDSLKYWVKEYKIDGFRFDLMAVIDLDTIKLAVKELRKINPNIIIYGEPWMALETTLPYDLHTIKGSQRSNGFGVFNDIFRDAIKGDTDSYGTGYIQGDYYLKPIIEQSIAGSIAYDDLRSGFADDASESINYFNCHDNLILYDKLQISLKNLDQIDDYVKLAIGMIFLSFGKVFLYEGNEFNHTKKNDRNSYNSPLFVNAINWKEKEDHLNIFNYTKDLIELRKSLKAFTKTDPTFIRSNLKFMDGLKDSMIIYSLEYEGLKNLVVINVGQDGEIIPRRSIESFIGDKKLRIDNIFNKEGKNTSKKIEADLYVDGLSINVYHLGGKNGL, translated from the coding sequence TTGATAAATAATATTAGCTATGAACAAATTAAAGATATAAAACTTGGAGCCATATATAGTAAAGATGAAACTACTTTTAGAGTTTTTGCGCCATCAGTCGACCAAATATATCTGGCCATATCAAAAGACTATAGAAATCCAAGAAAAGATTTTATAAAGATGGAAAAATCTCAGTATGATATCTACCAAGTTACTTTATCAGGAGATTATGAAGGATATTATTATTCGTATTTTGTGGATGACAAATACATGGTGACTGACCCCTACTCCTTTGCTTCTTCTATAAATTCTATGTATTCTGTAGTTTGTGATATGGAAAAAACAAATCCTGATGGATTTCTAGAGACGCAAGTACCACAAATACCAGAAAATGAAGCTATAATATATGAACTTAATGTCAAAAATTATACAGCTGATGATACTAGTGGAGTAAAGTACAAAGGCAAGTATCTTGGCCTATGCCAGGAGGGAACTGCCTATAAGGGACTTGCCACAGGCATTGATAATTTAGTTGACCTTGGCATAAGCCATGTTCAGCTTTTGCCTATATATGACTTTATAAGTGTTGATGAATCAAATGATAGATTTTTTGATGATGATAACTACAACTGGGGCTATGACCCTGAGCTATATTTTAACCCAGAAGGATCTTATGCTACAGATCCTGATGATCCTACAAATAGGATATTTGAAATTAAAGAAATGATTCAAAAGTTTCATGAAAAAAATATAGCCCTTGTAATGGATGTCGTATTTAACCACACATTTAAGTCTTATGATTCAAATCTAAATACACTTGGTAAAAATTATTATTATAGGATGACTGATGATGGGAATTTTTCCAATGCTACTGGAGTGGGTAATGAACTAGCAAGCGAGAGACCCTTTGTAAGGAAACTAATAATTGACTCTTTGAAATATTGGGTTAAGGAGTATAAGATTGATGGCTTTAGGTTTGACCTTATGGCCGTAATAGACCTTGATACCATAAAACTTGCTGTTAAAGAACTTAGAAAGATTAATCCCAACATAATTATCTATGGAGAACCATGGATGGCTCTTGAAACAACCCTTCCATATGATCTTCACACTATTAAAGGTTCACAAAGATCTAATGGTTTTGGAGTCTTTAATGACATTTTTCGAGATGCAATAAAGGGCGATACTGATTCCTATGGGACAGGCTACATCCAGGGGGACTATTATTTAAAGCCTATTATAGAACAATCCATAGCTGGCTCTATCGCCTATGATGACCTAAGGAGTGGTTTTGCAGATGATGCAAGCGAGTCAATAAATTATTTTAATTGCCACGACAATTTGATTTTATATGACAAATTGCAGATTTCTCTTAAAAACTTGGATCAAATAGATGATTATGTGAAGCTTGCAATAGGAATGATTTTCCTATCATTTGGCAAGGTGTTTTTATATGAGGGAAATGAATTTAACCATACTAAGAAAAATGACAGGAATTCTTACAATTCACCACTTTTTGTAAATGCTATTAATTGGAAGGAAAAAGAAGACCACCTGAATATCTTCAACTACACCAAAGATTTGATAGAACTAAGAAAATCATTGAAGGCCTTTACAAAAACTGATCCAACATTTATTCGCAGCAATCTAAAGTTTATGGATGGATTAAAGGATTCTATGATAATTTATAGTTTGGAATATGAAGGTTTAAAGAATCTCGTTGTAATAAATGTCGGCCAAGATGGAGAAATAATCCCAAGAAGATCAATAGAAAGTTTTATAGGAGATAAAAAACTTAGAATTGACAATATCTTTAACAAAGAGGGTAAAAATACAAGTAAGAAGATAGAAGCAGACCTATATGTAGATGGTCTATCAATAAATGTTTACCATTTAGGAGGAAAAAATGGACTATAA